From the genome of Halobacterium sp. R2-5:
CCCTCGCGGCGGATGCGCGAGCGCGCGTAGACGAAGTACCAGAGGACGCTCCCGACGGTGATGACGACGGCGCCGACCAGCGGCACCCACCCCATCTGCGTGAGCAACAGGATGCCGCTGACGACGCCGAACGCCTGCATCCACGGGTACAGCGGCGACTCGAAGACGGGGTCGTAGTTCTCGGTCGACCCCTCGCGGAACGCCACTAGCGCGAGATTGATGAGCACGAACACGAGAATCTGGAACGCGCTCGCGAGCTTCGCGATGTCGAGGATGGGGACGAACGCGATGAGCACGAGCACGACGGCGCCCGTGAGCGTGATGGACGTCGTCGGCGTGCCGAAGCGCTCGTGTATCTCCGCGAACGTCGGCGGCGCGAGCTGGTCGCGGCTCATCGCGAACGGGTACCGCGACGAGGAGAGGATGCCGGCGTTCGCCGTGGAGACGAGCGCGAGCAGCGCCGCCGCGATGACCGCGTAGACGCCCCAGTTGCCCAGCGTGACCTCCGCGGCGACCGCGACCGGGGTGGCCGAGCCGGCGACGCTGCCGGCCTCCGTGACGCCGACCATCACGGCGACGATGCCGACGTACAAGAGCGTCGTGAACGCCAGCGACCCGAGGATGCCGATGGGGATGTTCCGGCCGGGGTCCTCGACCTCCTCGGCGACGCTGGCGACCTTCGTGACGCCGGCGTAGGAGACGAACACGAGCCCGGTCGCGGCGAGCAGGCCCTCGACGCCGCCCGCGAAGAAGTTCTCGTAGTTCGCGGCCTGGGTCTTGGTGGCGCTGCCGGCGACGAACCACCCCAGCGCCGCGAGCATCACGGAGACGATGACGACCTGCAGGCGGCCGGTCTGTTTCGCGCCGAGCAAGTTCACGAGGATGAGGAACGCGGCGAGGCCGAGCGCCACGGGCTTCACGGGGAGGTCGAACAGCAACACGAGGTAGGGGACGCCGCCGACGAGCGCGAGCGCGCTCTTGAACGACAGCGAGAACCACGTACCGACGCCCGCGATCGTTCCCAGCACGGGCCCCATGCCGCGCTCGATGTAGAGGTAGGTGCCGCCGGCTTCCGGCATCGCGGTCGCCATCTCGGACTTCGAGAGGGCGGCCGGGACGACGAGCACGCCGGCGAGCAGGTACGCCACGATCACTGCGGGGCCGGCGATGCCGAGCGCGAGCGCCGGGAGGATGAAGATGCCGCTGCCGATCATGGCGCCGACGCTGATGGCGAAGACGGCGCCGAGGCCGAGGTCTCGTTCGAGCGTTTTCATTGGGTCGGTGGTCACAGAGGGGTCGGTCGTCGCGCTACGCTACCGGTCGCTGGCGGGGTCGTCACCACGTCGCGGCCCAACTGGCCGAGGAACGCGACTGCGGTTTACGGTGCGTCCACGGGACGATGCACCGGCTACGCGGACGGCGCGGCCCACCGTGGACGCGGCTCCACGGGGAGTTTTACAGGACGGGAGAGCATAAAGACACGGGGTTTTCTGCGGAGTCGTCAGAATACGGCGCCGATAATCACGAGTCGTCAGTGCCGTCGGCGTCGAAGCGCTCGAACGGCCCGCAGTGGACGCTCCGGATGAGGTCCTCGTCGGCGACTTCCAGCCCGAGGTCGTCGAGGTCGCGGCCGATGCGGCTCAAATCGTCGCTGTCGGTGCCGACAGCGAACACGTGGACGTTCTCCTCGCCGGTCATCACCTCCTCGACGCGGACGACCCCGGGCACGTCGACGGCGGCCTCCGCGAGCTCCTCGCGGCGCGGCACGGGCGCGGTGCAGACGATGAGCGTGTACAGCTGGTGGCCGGCGCGCTCGTAGTCGACGTCCACGTGGTAGCCGCGGATGATGCCGCGCTCCTCGAGGCGCTGAATCCGGTTGCGGACCGTGCTCGGGGAGACGCCGGCCTCGTCGGCGATGGTCTGCGAGGACGTCCGCCGCGCGTCCTGCTGGAGCGCGTAGAGAATCTGTCTGTCCAGGTCGTCGAGCCCCGTCAACGTCATGGGGTGCCCTTGCTGGCCGACCCGCATAAGTACAACTCTCCGCTCGCGGCGACCCCCGAGTCAGACCCGGTCGACGACCGTCTCCTCGTCCACGACGAGGTTGTACGCCTCCTCGTCGTCGTTCCAGAGCACGAGCGCGGACTCCAGGGAGAGCAGGTCGCCGTAGTCCGCTTCGCGGAGGTCGCGGTTGAGGCTCGTCGGCCGGACGAGCACCGCGTAACACTCCTCGCGCTCGCTGCCGTCGCTCACCTTGAACAGGGGGTTCCCGTCTTCGGCGAGGTTCCGGGAGAGCTTCGCGAGCACCGCGTCGACGCGGTCCGTGACGCGGTCGTCGGCGTCCGCGAGCTTCAGCAGCCGGTCGGCGGACAGCGAGACCTCGTGCTGGCGGGCCCCGTCGGTACGCAGCAGCGAGTACGAGAACCGGACGTCGGTGTGCGAGAACTCGGAGGGGCGCTGGCTGGCGTCCGCGAGCCGCTTTTGGAACCCCGGCTGTTCGACCGCGGGACGCTCGTCGAACGTCCAGCCGCGGTCGCTCGGGCGTTCGCCCGGCCACAGCCGCGGCGTCGGGCCGTAGACGGTCGCGCCCCGGGATTCGAGGTCGCGTTCGACCTCGCGGAGGTGCGTGCTCGTGTGCTTGTCCGCGGGTGCGAGCGCGAGGAACGTGCCATCGTCGGCGAGCGCGTCGACGTACCGCTGGGCGGTCTCGACCGGCTCGTCGAGTTCGCTGAGCACGCTGCACGCCATCACGAGGTCGTACTCGCCGTCGGGGTCGAAGTCCTCGGCGGTCTCGCGGTGAATCGTCGGGTGGACGTTCCGCCCGGTCTCGTCGAGCAGTTCGTCGAGGACGTCCGCGGCGTCGCTCGGCTCGACGGCGTGGTACTCCACGAGCGCGTCGTCGGGCAGGAAGTCGAAGAGGCCGAGCGCGGGGCCGCCGACGCCCGCGCCGACGTCCAGCACGCGCAGGTCGTCGGTCAGAAGGCCGCCCTCGGCGAGGTCGTCGAGGACGTACTGGGCCGCGGCGTAGTACGTCGCGAGGTGGTAGACGGCGTACCCGAGCGCGACCTCGTAGTCGTACTCGACGGGGTGCTGGCGGTAGTAGTCCTCCTTGAACCGCCGAATCGTCTCCCGGAGCTCCTTCCCGGAGTCGCCGGTGTGCCAGTCCGCGCCCCAGCGCTCGATCAGCAGGTCCTCGACGACGCGCTCGTACCGCTCGGGGAGCGCGTCCACGCCGTCCCCAGAACGCTCTGCGTTCTGGCGGGCTACGGAAGACGGCTGTGCCGTCTTCCGAACGTCGAACTCGGGGCGTACCGGCTCGCCGCTCGCCGGGACGAAGATGCCGTCCTCGCGCTCCACGAGGCCGAGGTCGGCGGCGTGCTCGCGTAACACCTGCCGCACGACCGCCTCGTGGGGCTGGCTCTCGACGTACTCGCGGAGCTCACCGGGGTCAAGCGGCCGCACGCCCCGGAGGTACTTCGCGGCGTCGAGGACCGCGTCCCTATCGACCGGCATCCTCGTACACCTCCTCGAAGGCCTCGCGGTCGGCGTCGGCGAGCCGCCGGGCGGCCGCCGCGACGTCGTCGGCGCCGCCGAACGCGGCCTGGATGTCGGCGTACACGCGGGCGTTCCCGCCGGTCACGCGGTCGGCGAGCGCCGCGAGGTCCTCGTAGACGGGGGTCGCCAGTTCGTCGGGCACGTCCTCGGCGGCGAGCGCGAACGCCAGCACTGCGGCGTGCGCGCGTCCCTGAATCGTCACCATCGCGTCGTCGTGCTCGCTCGCGCCCACGTCCACGAGGTCGTTGCCGGCGGCTTCGAGCCACTCGCGGACGTGGCCGGTCGCCGGCCCGGGCGCGCTCTCGGAGACCGCGACCCGGCCGGGAGCGTGCTCGGGCGCGAACAGCGGGTGGAAGCTCACGCGCTCGCGGGCCGGCGCGTGCTCGGCCATCGCGGTCAGCGGCGCCACCATCTCCCCCGTGAAGTCCACGACGGCCTGCTCGGCGCTCGCGGCGTGCGCTTCGACGGCGGCGACGGCGGCACCCATCGGCACCGCCACCGCGACGACGCCGAACGACTCCTCGGTGTCCAGCGGGACCGCCCTCGCGCGGCCGTCGTGGGCCGCCGCAGCGGCCTCTGCGCGGCTCTCGTCGACGTCCGCGAACGCCACCGGCGCGTCCGCGAGGTCCGCGAACCAGCGGCCGACGTCGCCGGCGCCCACCACGAGTACGTCCATCGAGTCCGGATAGCGTCCGCCCCGGCAAAAACGTTCGCTCACGGGACTGTCGCGCCGGCCGCGATTTCCGTCGTTGATAACGCCGGACGCAGATTTTTGTACCCCGACGCGAACCCCGCGGTGTATGCCGACGCTCGCGACTCGGTCGGCCGACCGACGCCCCCGCCGCGACTGGCTGGTCGCGGCGCTCGGAGCCGCGCTCACGGCGGCCGCCGTCGCCCACTTCGGCAGCCACGGCCACGCCGAGCCGATGGTCGTCGCGACGACGGTGCTGCCCGCGGTCGCGGTGTTCGGCTACGGCGCGTGGTTCTGGACCCGCGGCCCGGACGCGGTCCGCGGCGACGCCGTCTTCGCGTGGGCGGTCGCGGGCGCCGGCGTCGTGCTCGCGCTCGACCTCTGGGCGATACGGGCGGGGGCGTACGGTACCGGCGCGGCGGTCGACCACGTGTTCGTCCAGCACACGAGCGTCGGCGCGCTCGGCGCGGCGCTCGCCGGCACGTACAGCGAGCAGGGCCGCGAGCACGCTCGCGCGCAGACTCGACTCAAGCACGCCCTCGACGCCGCGATGGACGGGGTCGCTGTCCTCGACGCCGAGCGCCAGGTGGTGTACGCGAACGCCGCGTTCCGCGAGGACTACCGGGCCGACGGCGGCGTCCTCGGCACGCACTGGGGAGAGTACTACCCCCCGGACGTCGAGAACCGGCTCTCGAACGTGCTCGACGACCTGGACGGGAACGGCGACAGCGACGACTACTGGCACGGACAGGTGCTCGCGCGCCGCGGTGGCGGCCACACGTACCCCCAGGAGCTGTCCGTGACGGCGCTGGCGAACGGCGGCTACGTCTGGGTGTCCCGGGACGTGACGCGCCGCGAGGAGCGCGACCAGCGGCTGCGCGTGCTGAACCGCGTGCTCCGGCACAACGTGCGGAACTCGCTGAACGTCGTGCTCGGGCGCGCCGAGCGCTTCGAGGAGCGCAACGACGAGGACATCGACAACATCGTCACCGCTGCGGAGGACCTGCTCGCGGTCAGCGAGAAGGCCCGCGTCGTCGAGCGCGTGCTCGACGAGACCGACGCCGCGTCCGCGCCGCTGGCCGACCTCGTCCGCGCGGAGGTCGAGCAGGCGCGCTCCCAGTACCCCGACGCGGTCTTCGACGTGTCCGTCGATGTCCGTCGGGGCATCGAGGTGGACTCGCGGCTGCGGCTGGCCGTCCGGGAGCTGCTGGCGAACGCCGTCGAGCACAACGACGCCGAGACGCCGTACGTGTCCGTCACTGCCACCGGCGGCGGCCCCGCGGAAGTCAGGGTCGCCGACGACGGTCCCGGCATCCCCGAGCACGAGCGCCGCGCGCTCGACGGCGTCGCCGAGCAGTCCCTCGAACACGGCTCCGGCATCGGCCTGTGGGCGGTCTACTGGCTCACCCGCCACTGCGAGGCCGAGGTCGCCGTCCCCGACGGGAACACCGTCGTCGTGCGCGTGTCAACCGACAGTAATTAATATCGCGCCGGGAAAGAGTTAAACGAACTGACTGACTTGGTCAGACCGAAATGAGGGAGCCGGCGACCGTCCTCGTCGTCGAGGACGAGCGCGAACTCGCGGCCCTGTTCGCGGACTGGCTGTCCGACAGCTACGACGTCCGGACGGCGTACAGCGCCGCGGCCGCGCTGGACGAGCTCGACGAGGACGTGAACGTGGTGTTGCTCGACCGCCGGCTCCCCGAGCAGTCCGGGGACGACGTGCTCGCGGAGGTCCGCGAGCGGGACCTCGACTGCCAGGTGGCGATGGTGACCGCCGTCGACCCCGACTTCGACGCGCTCGAACTCGGCTTCGACACGTACGTCGTCAAGCCCGTCGAGCGCGACGAGCTCGAAGACCTCGTGAAACAGCTGCTCGCGCGGTCGCTGTACAACGACGACGTCCAGGAGTACTTCGCGCTCGCGTCGAAGCGCGCGACCATCGAGACCACGAAGAGCGCGGCGGAGCTCGCCGACGACGACCGCTACCAGCGGCTCTGCGACGAAATCCGCGAGCTCCGGTCGCGGCTCGACCAGCGCGTCGCCGACCTCGACGAGGAGGACTTCCTGGCCGTGTTCCACGACCTCCAGACCGGAGACGGGGCCACAAGTAACTAACCGGAGCACGGACCTATCCCCGAGTAGCTTCTCGACATGGGCGACCAGATGCACGTCCTGTTCGTCGGCGAGGACGCGCGAACACGCGCCGCAGTCGAGCGCGCGCTCTCCGAGTACGCGGCGCTGACGGTGACGCCGCTGTCGACGGCCGCGGACGCCCTCGACGTGCTCTCCCGGCAGACCGTCGACTGCATCGCGACCGAGCACGCCGCCGACGGCACCGACGGCCTGCAGGTGCTCCGGCTCGTCCGAGACACCGACCCCGCGGTCCCGGTCGTCGTCTACGAGGCCGCGGGCGCCGACTCCATCGCGAGCGAGGCCGTCTCCCTCGACGTAACCGAGTACGTCCGCCACGGCGACGAGGCCGACCCGCTCGCGGCGCTCGCGGAAGCGTGTCGGGACGCTGCGAGGTCGTACCGCGCCGAGCAGGACGTCGCGATGCTGAACGACCTCGCGCGCAACGTCTACGAGCGCATCACGGACGGCTTCTTCGCGCTCGACCGCGACTGGCGGTTCACGTACCTGAACGAGGCCGCCGAGGAGATTCTGGACGTCGAGGCCGAGGAAGTCATCGGGCGGAACGTCTGGGACGCGTTCCCCGAGGCCGTCGGTACCGAGTTCTACACGGAGTACCACCGCGCGATGGCCGCCCAGGAGCCGG
Proteins encoded in this window:
- a CDS encoding amino acid permease; this translates as MKTLERDLGLGAVFAISVGAMIGSGIFILPALALGIAGPAVIVAYLLAGVLVVPAALSKSEMATAMPEAGGTYLYIERGMGPVLGTIAGVGTWFSLSFKSALALVGGVPYLVLLFDLPVKPVALGLAAFLILVNLLGAKQTGRLQVVIVSVMLAALGWFVAGSATKTQAANYENFFAGGVEGLLAATGLVFVSYAGVTKVASVAEEVEDPGRNIPIGILGSLAFTTLLYVGIVAVMVGVTEAGSVAGSATPVAVAAEVTLGNWGVYAVIAAALLALVSTANAGILSSSRYPFAMSRDQLAPPTFAEIHERFGTPTTSITLTGAVVLVLIAFVPILDIAKLASAFQILVFVLINLALVAFREGSTENYDPVFESPLYPWMQAFGVVSGILLLTQMGWVPLVGAVVITVGSVLWYFVYARSRIRREGAATDVIRRRLGRDVLTETEDVVDVEFADGDGPEVLVAFTRDTSRERERALLSMAADLVRPRDGRVVAVRFDEVPDQAPLDHAAEVQSPADVRFEEQTGDLAEEFAVDVEYGEIVSHDTKHAIVNFSKHRDVDAIVAEHERLRLRSRVLGDPIDWVVRHAHCDVLLVENRGYDDPQHVVLESDGGPFDPSTVALADTVAGETDGYVTLLFPLADDPPETRRETIQAYQDELAGLLSAPVRSRPIQTDGGEDLDPDLVVRTGAHSRIRGGRGSHTPTAVDCTELTVYPHETRQPGFVRRLVERLVF
- a CDS encoding Lrp/AsnC family transcriptional regulator yields the protein MTLTGLDDLDRQILYALQQDARRTSSQTIADEAGVSPSTVRNRIQRLEERGIIRGYHVDVDYERAGHQLYTLIVCTAPVPRREELAEAAVDVPGVVRVEEVMTGEENVHVFAVGTDSDDLSRIGRDLDDLGLEVADEDLIRSVHCGPFERFDADGTDDS
- a CDS encoding methyltransferase encodes the protein MPVDRDAVLDAAKYLRGVRPLDPGELREYVESQPHEAVVRQVLREHAADLGLVEREDGIFVPASGEPVRPEFDVRKTAQPSSVARQNAERSGDGVDALPERYERVVEDLLIERWGADWHTGDSGKELRETIRRFKEDYYRQHPVEYDYEVALGYAVYHLATYYAAAQYVLDDLAEGGLLTDDLRVLDVGAGVGGPALGLFDFLPDDALVEYHAVEPSDAADVLDELLDETGRNVHPTIHRETAEDFDPDGEYDLVMACSVLSELDEPVETAQRYVDALADDGTFLALAPADKHTSTHLREVERDLESRGATVYGPTPRLWPGERPSDRGWTFDERPAVEQPGFQKRLADASQRPSEFSHTDVRFSYSLLRTDGARQHEVSLSADRLLKLADADDRVTDRVDAVLAKLSRNLAEDGNPLFKVSDGSEREECYAVLVRPTSLNRDLREADYGDLLSLESALVLWNDDEEAYNLVVDEETVVDRV
- a CDS encoding prephenate dehydrogenase/arogenate dehydrogenase family protein produces the protein MDVLVVGAGDVGRWFADLADAPVAFADVDESRAEAAAAAHDGRARAVPLDTEESFGVVAVAVPMGAAVAAVEAHAASAEQAVVDFTGEMVAPLTAMAEHAPARERVSFHPLFAPEHAPGRVAVSESAPGPATGHVREWLEAAGNDLVDVGASEHDDAMVTIQGRAHAAVLAFALAAEDVPDELATPVYEDLAALADRVTGGNARVYADIQAAFGGADDVAAAARRLADADREAFEEVYEDAGR
- a CDS encoding PAS domain-containing sensor histidine kinase, with the protein product MPTLATRSADRRPRRDWLVAALGAALTAAAVAHFGSHGHAEPMVVATTVLPAVAVFGYGAWFWTRGPDAVRGDAVFAWAVAGAGVVLALDLWAIRAGAYGTGAAVDHVFVQHTSVGALGAALAGTYSEQGREHARAQTRLKHALDAAMDGVAVLDAERQVVYANAAFREDYRADGGVLGTHWGEYYPPDVENRLSNVLDDLDGNGDSDDYWHGQVLARRGGGHTYPQELSVTALANGGYVWVSRDVTRREERDQRLRVLNRVLRHNVRNSLNVVLGRAERFEERNDEDIDNIVTAAEDLLAVSEKARVVERVLDETDAASAPLADLVRAEVEQARSQYPDAVFDVSVDVRRGIEVDSRLRLAVRELLANAVEHNDAETPYVSVTATGGGPAEVRVADDGPGIPEHERRALDGVAEQSLEHGSGIGLWAVYWLTRHCEAEVAVPDGNTVVVRVSTDSN
- a CDS encoding HalX domain-containing protein, with protein sequence MREPATVLVVEDERELAALFADWLSDSYDVRTAYSAAAALDELDEDVNVVLLDRRLPEQSGDDVLAEVRERDLDCQVAMVTAVDPDFDALELGFDTYVVKPVERDELEDLVKQLLARSLYNDDVQEYFALASKRATIETTKSAAELADDDRYQRLCDEIRELRSRLDQRVADLDEEDFLAVFHDLQTGDGATSN
- a CDS encoding PAS domain-containing protein, coding for MGDQMHVLFVGEDARTRAAVERALSEYAALTVTPLSTAADALDVLSRQTVDCIATEHAADGTDGLQVLRLVRDTDPAVPVVVYEAAGADSIASEAVSLDVTEYVRHGDEADPLAALAEACRDAARSYRAEQDVAMLNDLARNVYERITDGFFALDRDWRFTYLNEAAEEILDVEAEEVIGRNVWDAFPEAVGTEFYTEYHRAMAAQEPVTFREHFQPLEKTFEVRAFPSEDGLSVHFRTVVDGEDAQRSDHLLELTNVLSSDLVESIDVLREDLEATRETAGDSPEIAEALESLDRMEALVNYSIRLASERPTRQTPPET